The following nucleotide sequence is from Barnesiella viscericola DSM 18177.
ATATGCAACTGGGAAAATATGAGACCGAAGACCAGGTAGCCGGTGCCGAATACATGAGCACCCTACCCTACGTCGACGGGAATCGCATAGGCATCTACGGGTGGAGTTACGGAGGTTACGAAACCCTCATGGCCATGTCGACCGGCAACGGCATCTACCGGGCCGGAGTAGCCATAGCCCCAGTGACCGACTGGCGCTACTACGACACGATTTACAGCGAACGATTCATGCGCACGCCACAGGAAAACGGCGACGGCTATCGTCAGTCGGCCCCCATCACCCATGCGGCCAACCTGAAAGGGAGCCTGCTCATCGTATCGGGGACGGCCGACGACAATGTACACTATCTCAACACGTTGCAATATTCAGCGGCTCTGGTTGAGGCCGGTATCCAGTTCGATTCACAAATCTATACCAACAAGGATCATCACATACGCGGCTGCAACACTCGCCATCACCTCTACACCCGGGTGTGCAATTTCTTTTCCGACAAGCTGAAATAAAACGAACAAAAGCCCCTTCATGGCACAGAAAAGAAAATACAACATGCGCTGGAGCGACATCTACTCGTTGGGGTTGTTGCCGGCTATCCTCATGTGGGGGCTATCCCCTTTCCTCGATGAAAAGGCAATTTTAATTGCCTCCATTATCTTGGGGGGCGGGTGGATTGTTTTTTCATATTTCTACATCTACCTATTCAAGCGGTGTGGCATCATCGGGTGGATTACCGGCTGGGCCATGCTGCTGAGTGGGCTGATACGGAGCATTTTATATCAAACAGGCATGATGCAGAGCCCTCTCATTCTTTTCGAGGCTCCCTGCATAGCCCTACTCTCCTATCTGTTTGAAAAACACGATATCAGACCCCATTCCTGCTACGAGTACAAGATGCGACGAGGCATCATGCAAGAGCAATATATCCTGGGCGATTTCAGCCAATACGAGGCCCATTATATCGTGCGGCTCGTCTTAACGGGAGCCCTGCTCTCCGCAGGATTGTCGTGGGGACTATTCCTCTACGGCATCGACATAGAGAGCCGGGCCGGGACCTACTTCTACTTCTATTTCCCGGCGGGACTGGGTTTAGCCATTATCCTATTCGAGTCTATTCGCCGCCTGCTCATTCAGCATCTCATCGAAAAGTATGAGAAGAAAAGTAAATACCACAGCACTCAATCAGACAAAGAGCTGGATTTCATGGAGTTTTTCTTCACCGAGATTCGCATTATGGTCATCGGCGACGAGAAAATCTTTCTTACCGAAAACAATGGGGACAGGAATAAATTCAACTACTACGCCGGGTTAGACCTGCCCATACACCATCGCACCACCTATTGTACCACCTTGGGAGAGGAATCTCAAAAAGCCCGGCAAATCGTAAGGGACGAATTGGGAATCGAGAATCCCGACCTGCGGCATGTCTGCACCACGATAGCCCAAAAGCCCTGGCAACAAATCGGGCACTATATCCTGTTCCTGCCTCACGACAGTCTGTCAAAACTCAACCGTTACCCGGGACGCTGGTACACGGTCAACGAAATTGCCCATCTGTTCCACAGCGACAAGCTACACCCCCTCTTCAAAGAACTTTATGCCCGCCTCTACACCATTGTCGATACGGCCCGGACCTACCACAGCAACGGGAAAAGGCGATATGCGATACGGGGCTACAAACCGGCTTTTTCGCTGCATCGTATCGATCAAATGAATATTGTCTTTGACGACCCGATATGGCTTTACGTGAGCCGCCACAACGAAGACCATCTGCTCTATCGGATAGACACCTGGATACGAAAACTCTTCTCCCAAAAAGATTCTTCAAACAACCGTGATGCTTGACCTGATTACCATACTGGGCCCCACAGCCTCGGGGAAAACGACTCTGGCCGTGGCCTTGGCCGCCCACCTCGACACCGAAATCATCAGTGCCGACTCCCGGCAGATATACCGCTCGATGGATATAGGCACGGGGAAGGACCTGGCCGAATACACCTATGAAGGGAAACAAATTCCCTATCACCTCATCGACATCTGTCCCCCGGGATACAAATACAATCTCTTCGAGTATATCCGGGACTACCACCAAGCCTACGACGATATTGTGGCTCGCGGCAAGACTCCTATCCTGTGCGGCGGTACGGGACTCTATATCGAGGCGGTGCTCAAAGGCTATGCCCTGCCCCCCGTACCGGAGAACCCGGAGTTACGCCAAAGCCTGGCCGACAAAACGTTGCCCGAACTCGAAGCGATACTCCAATCGTACAAAACGCTGCACAACCAAACCGATACCGATACTTGTAAACGGGCTATCCGGGCTATCGAAATTGCCGAGTACTACTCCCGGCAGAAACCCGAGATGCTGGAACCGCACCCCGTGAAGAATGCCCTCGTCGTGGGGGTGAACATCGACCGGGAAAGCCGTCGGGCCCGCATCACCCAGCGGCTGCACGACCGGCTCGACCAAGGCATGGTGGCCGAGGTACAAGGGCTGCTCGACCAGGGTATCGACCCCGAATCGCTCATCTACTACGGGCTGGAATACAAATACATTACCGAATACCTCATCGGACGCACCACCTACGACCAGATGGTATCGCTCCTCGAAATCGCCATACACCAGTTTGCCAAGCGGCAGATGACCTGGTTCAGAGGCATGGAACGCCGGGGATTCTCCATATTCTGGCTCGATGCCTTCCTGCCACTCGACGAAAAACTGGCCCGTATCGACGAGGAAATAGCTCGGCGGGAATCCACACAGGCATAGCAAGGGAAACGACGACTTATCACCCCGATTCATAAAAAGAAGAGGAGCGCATGTGTGATGCGCTCCCCTTTATATTTTGACTATGCCGGGATAATCAGAAGTCGAACTTATACCCAAGCGACAGCATGAACATGGTGTTTTTCCCATCGCCCTCTTCATAAATGTTGGTCAAGCCAAAATTGTAACGGGCATCGATGGTCATGCCGAAATCAAATTCATATCCCAATCCCAGGGCAATGGCAAAATCGAACGTACGAGCCTTGGTGTCATAGCCATACTGTTCAAGATCCTTGGACGAAATCTCCTCGTCATTCACTTTCAACTTATACTCGTCATCGACACAGAACCCAAATTGCGGACCTACCTGCACATTCAGGCCCTTCCACGGATAGACTTTCAACAGCACCGGGATATCGATATAGTGCGATGTGTAGTTCGATTTCAACGTCTGCGAAAGAATAGTCACATCATCAAAAGCAGCTCCCTGCATCGAATAAAGGAACTCGGGTTGAATGGCAAACAAGCGGTTGATGCGATAGTTCCCGAAGATACCCACATTTACACCGGCTCGGTATTTGGTACCGTCGCCCGTCACAGAACTCACGTTAAGTCCCACTTTGGGACCCATCGACAACTGAGCAAAAGCTCCGCTCACACACACGACAGCAGCAACCATCGTCAGCAAAATCTTTTTCATAATCTCCAACTTTTTATACCCGGTTCTCCAAAGGGTGTTTTTCATTTTTCCAGTCTGCGCGGAGAACCACGAACTGTTCTTTCAATAAAGCACAGCCGCTCGCATACAGATTAAAAACAAATGTAGGCATTAAAAAATCGAATTCCTACTATAAACAGATTTATTTTTTTACTTTCTTTTACACAAGCCACCCTGTCCCATCGATTGTATAAAGCTGCCATAAAAAAGCAGCCGCCCCCTCCTTTCTTTGCACCAAACTTAAAAACCAGAGAGACTATGGCAAATGATTCGTACAAGGCCCGGTCAACGGGACCGAAAGGCTTGTCTAAAAAGGGGAAGGAAATCGAGCGGTCGCACTACCCCGTACTTTTACAGGCTCAAAAGGCGTGGGAGGAGATTGACCCCTTCCGCCACAAGCGGAAACGGAACCGCAACTACACCTATGGCAAACAGTGGAACGACCTGATAAAACTACCCGACGGCCGGGTCATGAGCGAGGAGGAGTATATTCGGCAACAGGGAAAGGTGCCATTGAAAAACAACCTCATCAGGCAAATGGTCAAGTCCGTACTGGGACAATTCCGCAACAACCAGACCCAACCCGTGTGCGTGGCCCGCGACCGCGAGGAGCAGAACTTGGGCGAACTGATGAGCGCCGCCGTGCAGTATGCCTACCAGCACAACCGTCTGCAAGAGCTCGACAGCCGCACGATGGAGGAGTTTCTCATCTCGGGCATCTGCTTCCAGAAGATAGGCTACGGATTCCGCCGGGGCAAGAGCGACGTATGGGTCGACGAGGTAAATCCCAACCGCATCTTCTTCAATGCCATGGAGGATAGCCGGCACTGGGATTGCACCCTCATCGGCGAGCTGCACGACATGCCCATTGCCGAGGTCATATCGCGATTCTCGTTCGGTTCTCGCGAGCGTGCCGTACAGTTGCGTCAAATCTATACCGAGGCCGACAACGATACCGTGCGCCACAACTTCGAGAACCTCACCACCCGGGCCATCGACCGACTCGACTTCTACATGCCCTCTTCACCCGACCTGTGCCGGGTCATCGAGGTGTGGAAACTCGAAAGTCAGGAGATACTGAACTGCCACGATTTCCGGTCGGGCGAATACTACAACCTGCCGGTATCGGAGGCCGAAGCAGTGGAGAAGGAGAATAAGGCCCGACGACAAGCGGCCCGGCAAGCGGGCATACCCGACGAGGCCGTCGCCCTCATCGAAACCGAATGGGGCGTCACACAAACCTGGCGCTATCGATTCTTCTCGCCGCTGGGCGACCTGCTGGACGAGGGCGATACCCCCTATTGGCACGGCGAACACCCCTATGTGTTCAAACTCTACCCGCTCATCGACGGCGAGGTTCACGCCTTTGTCGAGGACGTCATCGACCAGCAGCGATACATCAACCGGCTCATCACCATGATCGACTTTATCATGGGGTCGAGTGCCAAAGGGGTGCTGCTCTTCCCCGAGGACCAGATTCCCGACGGCATGACCATCGACGATATTGCCGACGAGTGGACCAAGTACAACGGCATCATTCTGTTCCGTCCCCGACCCGGGTCGCCCATGCCCCAGCAGATTGCCGTCAACGCCACCCAGGTGGGAGCCTACGAAATGCTCTCCCTGCAAATGCGACTGTTCGAGGACATCTCGGGGGTACACGGGGCCATGCAGGGGAAGGCTGCTCCGGCGGGGACTCCCTCCTCGCTCTACTCGCAGCAGATACAATACTCGTCGACCAACCTGCTCGACCTCTTCGAGTCGTTCAAGACCTTCCGCGAGGACCGCGACATCAAGATCATGAAGACAATCCAGCAGTTCTATACCGACTCGCGCTACCGCACCATCGCCGGGAACAGCTGCGGCAAAGATGCCTCGACCTACACGCCCGAAGAGGTGCGCAACACCGAGTTCGACCTCTCCATTGCCGAGACGCTGTCGACACCGGCCCTGCGTATGGCCTCGAACGAATTTCTCATGGAGCTGTTCCGCGGCGGGAAGATTTCGCTCGAAATGTTGCTGCAAAACGGGGCCTTCCCCTTTGCCGACAAATTGCTGCAATCGCTCAAACAGAGCCAGACGGAACAAATGCAGGCACAGGCACAGGCGGCTCAACCTCAAAGCAGGCCGGCGACAAACGCCCCGCAAGGATAACAGCCCGGAAACGAACCGGCTAAATAACACAATAACACAGCGGCAGAGCCCCGATACCCGGGGCCCTGCCGCCTTTTTTTACCAACTCAACCGTGAAGCGCTACTTTTGCGACACATAGCTCTTCATGTGGGCAATGTCGTCCAGATAGTCCTGCAAATCCTGCTCGTGGTCCTCCTCCTCGGCCAGGATATGTTTAGCCATATCGCTGGTGGTGAAATCCTTGCCATCGGTCAAGGCAGCAATCTTCTGGTAACGGAGAATCGCACAACGTTCGGAGGCCACATTCTGACGCAGCAACGTCACCACATCGGTATCGGTAGGGGCCGTATAGGGGCACTGGGCCTGTTCGAACCACTGCTTGGGGTCGAGTACCGGCATACCTTCAAGCTCGACAATGCGGTCGGCCAACAGTTTGGCATGCTCGAACTCTTCCAGGGCATGCTCCTCAAACTCGCGCTGCACATCGCTGCGCATTGCACCTTTTACCACCAGGGCACCTACCCAATATTGATAAAATGCCAACCACTCTTCCGACAAGGCGGCATTCAACTCGGCGAGCACCTCGACCACATCGATTTTTCCTTTCAAAATAGCGACACTTTCTTTTGCCATAGTTCTCTTTTTTAGAATTAAAACTGCCCCTATAACAACCGGCTGCTCCCGTTGGTTCATACCCGAATGCACCATATTGCACGAACCCGGCCGACATCTTAACCTGCAAAAAAACAAAAGCCGCCTCGCATCAGCGAAGCGGCCTTATTCTTATGCTTTACCTTATATCGATCGGTTACAGCAGGCTCCAAGCCACGGTCAATCCGGCCATAACGATGGCAACCATGCTCATCAGCTTAATCAGGATATTCAGGCTCGGGCCCGACGTATCCTTGAAGGGGTCGCCCACGGTATCGCCCACAACGGTGGCCTTGTGCACCTCGCTGTGCTTGCCGCCGAAGTTACCCTCCTCGACATATTTCTTGGCGTTGTCCCAAGCACCGCCGGCATTGGCCATGAAGATAGCCAGCACGAATCCGGCGCTCAGTCCGCCGATAAGCAGACCAACCACACCCGACACACCGAATATCAGGCCTGTCACGATGGGAGCAACGATGGCCAGCAGCGACGGAACGACCATTTCGCGCTGGGCTCCCTGGGTCGAGATAGCCACGCAACGTTCGTAGTCGGGCTCAGCCTCGCCGGTGAGGATACCTTTGATTTCGCGGAACTGGCGACGCACCTCCTCGACCATGTGAGCGGCGGCACGTCCCACGGCATTCATCGTCAAACCGCAGAAGAGGAAGGCCATCATCGAGCCGATGAACATACCCGAGAGTACCTTGGGATTCATAAGCGTAATATCGTAGTAGCGCATGAAATCGGTAAACGAAGCCTCACTGATCATCACGGTAGTACCGTCGGCAAATTCGAGTACCGTCTCGCCGATACGAGTCAGACCGATACGAATCTCTTCCATATACGAGGCCAGCAGGGCCAGACCGGTAAGAGCGGCCGAACCGATAGCAAAACCTTTACCCGTAGCAGCTGTCGTGTTACCCAGCGAATCGAGGGCATCGGTTCTCTTGCGCACCTCCTCGCCCAAGCCGCTCATCTCGGCATTACCACCGGCATTGTCGGCAATAGGTCCGTAGGCATCGGTGGCCAGCGTGATGCCCAGGGTCGAGAGCATACCCACGGCAGCGATACCGATACCGTAGAGCCCGAGAGTGACGTTGCCCAAATCGAATCCCGATGCGAACAGGTAGGAGAGAATGATACCGGCTACTACCGCAATCACGGGGACTGCCGTCGAAATCATACCCAGACCGATACCCGAGATGATAACCGTAGCCGGACCCGTCTTACCACTCTCCGACAGCCGTTGGGTGGGACGATAGGATTGCGAGGTATAATACTCGGTACTGCGACCGATAATGATACCGACCAACAGACCTACCACCACCGAGCCGCCTATGAGGGCCCAATTCTGAATCTGCAAGGCCCACAGAATCACGAAGGTGGCTATGACAATCAGTACCGAACTGAGGTTGGTACCGAACGAAAGCGATTTCAACAGGTCTTTCATCTTGGCATCTTCGCGCGTACGCACCGAGAAGATACCGATAATCGAGAGCAGAATACCCACGGCGGCAATCAACATGGGGGCAATCACCGCCTTCATCTGCATCTCGGTCTCGCCGATACCCATAAAGGCTGCGGCACCCAGCGCCGAAGTAGCCAGAATCGAACCGCAATACGACTCGTACAAGTCGGCACCCATACCGGCCACATCGCCCACGTTGTCGCCCACGTTATCGGCAATCGTTGCCGGGTTGCGGGGATCGTCCTCGGGAATACCGGCCTCAACCTTACCCACGAGGTCGGCACCCACGTCGGCAGCCTTGGTGTAGATACCACCGCCCACACGGGCAAAGAGCGCCTGCGTCGAAGCACCCATGCCGAAGGTAAGCATCGTGGTCGTAATCACACAGAGTTTATGGGCCGGATTCAGCGCCTCGTCCGGAATCACGGCATTGAGCAGCAGATACCAGAACGAGATGTCGAGCAGACCCAGACCTACCACCACGAGTCCCATCACCGCACCGCTCCGGAAGGCGATGCGCAAACCGCTATTCAACGAGGTGCGGGCGGCATTGGCCGTACGGGCCGACGCATAGGTGGCCGTCTTCATACCCAGATAGCCCGACAGACCCGAGAAGAAACCTCCCGTAAGGAACGCAATGGGGACCCACTTGTTTTGAACCCCGAAACCAAACGCCATAATCGAGAACAAAGCCACGAGAACCAGAAAAACGATTCCCACAATCTTGTACTGTTGACGCAGATAAGACATCGCCCCCTTGCGCACATGGAGTGCGATTTTCTTCATCTGAGGGGTTCCCTCATCGGTTTTCATCATCTGCTTATAAAAATACCAAGCAAAGAGAAGTGCCAGTACCGAGGAGATCGGCACAAGCCAGAATAATGCATTTGTCATAGCAAAAAATTCAAATTAAGTTAACATTCAAAGATGAGGTTAAAGGTAAGGCGGATTGTATAAACAGCCAAATCTTTTTTTCTAATTTTTATTTTTTTTATCGGTTCAAACATTCTGCCGAAAGCGCAAGCGGCATGCACCTCTGAGGCAAATATTTTCGGGATATTTCTTGGATATTACGATTTTAAAAAATATATTTGTTGAGGTTTCCTTTTTATCCTTGCCTCATATATGGAAAATTGTTCTAAGTTCAACTCATTGGGAGGGTTCCCCGATTTGGAATCTTTCAAAGACGAATCGGGAAAATATGGCTACCGCGAGAAACTCTCGGGAAAGGTATTCATAGCTCCCCAGTTCGATGCCGCCCACCCGTTTCGCGAGGGGGTAGCGGTGGTGATGATCGACCACAAGTACGGCTTCATCGACCGGCATGGGCTGGCCGTGGTCAAGCTCGACTATGACTGGGCCAACTCATTTCACAACGGACTGGCAATGGTAGAACGGAACGGACGTTATGGCTACATCAATCAGGAAGGCAAGGAGATTGTACCCATCATCTACGAACACATCGCCGAATTTCATGAAGGCCTCGCACCGGTAAAGCTGCACGAAAAGTGGGGATTTATCACCCGCTCGGGCAATGCGGTAATCCAACCGCGGTATGACGACACGTGGGGATTCCGCGAATCGCTGGCGGCCGTGCGGGTAGACGAGAAATGGGGTTTTATCGACAAAACCGGGCACCTGCTTATCCCCCTGATATACGACTATGCCTGGAACTTTAAAGAAGATCTCGCCGCTGTCAAACAAGACGGGAAGTGGGGTTTTATCGACAAAGCGGGACAAGTGGCCCTGCCCTTCCTGTACGACGAAGCCGACTCGTTCGACAAAGGCCTGGCCGATGTTAAACTCGATACCCTGTGGGGCGTCATCGACAAAACCGGCACATGGCAGAAAAACGAAGAGATCTGACCAAGAGACACACTTCTACCATTCTTAAATAAGCCAAGGACCTATCACCTTCCTCCTCCTTCATTTCGATAGGTCCTTTTTCTATATCCCGTCCCGATGGGTAAAACCGGGCCCGAGAACCGCCCGTTCTCCCTGACCCCCTCGCCTGCATGCACACCGGCTGCATCCCCCCCTACATTTTTCAATCCTGCCACAATAATCGGCCCTGGCCGACAGATATTTGCGACAAATATCAGCAACCTCTAAAAACGCAGGATTATATGCTAAATCTACTTTCAACCGCAATCCCTTTGCTGGGGAGCTACCTATCTTCTCAAAAGCAGAAGCAACAGGCACAAGAAGCCTGGCAGGAACAGCAACAGCAATATGAACAGGAGTTATCGCAGCTCGACAGCCTCTTCAACCGCACCTATTACAGCAACATGCTCGACCGATCCGATGTGAGAAGTCTGCTCGGCAATCTGCGCGACCAAATGACCGAAACGACCCAAAACCTCAAAAACCAGGCCAGCATCACCGGAGCCACCCCCGAGGCGGTCACCGCTGCACAGAAAGCACAGAATCAGGCTTATGGTCGAGCGGTAAGCCAGGTGGCCGGCTATGCAACCACCTGGAAAGAGAATGCCCTGCAAAACTACCTCACGGCCCGCAAGGCGCTCGAAGCCTATTACCAGCCCGTCAAGTCGAACTACATGAGCAATATCCTCGGGAAGTCGGGCTTCAATGCGAGCGGCTCGCCCCTCACCCTCTTGAAAAATATGTTCAACTAAAAAACAATCACTTTACAATGGCACATCACACCGCAGCAACCGGGGATTCGTCCCCCACCTCGTCGCAGCAACTGACAGACTATCTGAACGAGGGATACAGCTTCTTGAAAGCCTGTCAACTATATCGCAACAAACTCAGAAGGGACCGGGGAGAGGATTCCGATACGGTTCAGGCACACCAGCACATCGAAGCCTTGAAAGAGCTGCTGCACCTGTTGCAGCAACCCGACGACGGCATCGATGCCAGCCTCGTCGAAGTGTGGCTCCCCAAATCCTACACCGAGAAGGAGCGACGGTATCGCAACTACCTCCTGTGGCATGCCTTCTCCACCGAGCGCGACCGTCGGGAACATGCCTGCCCGGCTCTCAGCGAGAGAGCTCTGTTGAGAGCCCTCCACGCCGGGCGCAATGAGTTTGAATGCAAACATCATCTGTTCAACCTCTTGGTATCGGCAGGATTTCCCAAAAAGCAGGCATGCCTGCTGGCCAAATACTTAGGTAATCGAATTTCAAACTAATCTCTATCCATCGACATCATGAACAATTTGAAAACATACGCCTCAAACGGAGGGAACGGTATATATGGCTGGGACCTCGTCAACCCCTACCTGCAAGAGCTATACCGGCAACAAGAGAACGACGATGACGCACCGGAGACTCCGCCCTACATCGCCCCCCTGCCGGGTGAGAAAACACCGCCAATGCCTTTCGAAGGAACACCCGAAAGGGAGACTCCTATCCCGCTGAAACCCGATTATCCGGTCAATCCCGGACCGGAACAGCCGGCCGAAGATCCCCGCAAGCTGCATTCCTTGACCGAGGGGTTGAACCTGGCCGGCAAACGAATCTGGAACGACTTGAAATATGCCCGGGGATACATACAGGACAAATTCTCCGACGACGAGATGGACGAAGCGGCTCAAAGCGCACTGGAAAATCTGCCCTCGTATGAAAGCAGTTCCGAGACTCAGCTGCAACAAAAGGCCGACTCTCTCGAAAACGAGATCGAACGCCAACCGGGCCAGCAACCGCGTATTGAATTGAAAGGGCTCGAAGAATACCGCCGTCTGAGAGACGAGGATATTCCCCGCAACGAGATTGCCCGGCAACTCGCCGAGACGGCCCGTTGGGGCAACGACGGCCGACGCATCATGGAAGAGGCCCGGGCTACCGACAAAGCCTTCCCCGAAACCGAGGGGTGGGCCTCCGTAGGCGAGTTTGCCGCCGATATTGCCCGCATGGGAATACCCGTTGCCATAGGAGCCATGTCGGCCCCGGCCGGTATAGCGGCCGGAGGCCTCAGCGTGGGGTCGGCCGCCACCGAGAGTTTCTCACAAGCCCAGATGGAGCTCGACAATTTTGAAGAGGAAACCGGGCAAAAGTTGTCCACCGGCCAGCGGGCGGCCTATACCGCCCTGAGCGTGGGCGCCGACTTCCTTTTCGATGCCCTATTACAGAGCCGGTTCTTCAAAAACCTGGGAGCCGGAGCCAAGGCCCGGGCCTCGAACTACTTCAAAAAAACGATTCTCAACAACAAATCGACCCGAGCCGAAATGGACAAACTGATGAAGAATCTGAAAAAGACCGACCGCAAAGGGGTCTTGACCGGTGCCTTCAACGACGCGGCGGTAAGCGGAGCCGCCGGGGGTCTCAGCTCGGCAACCCACGACATAGCCCAGGCCATATATGTCAACCCCGACGAGTATCCTACCCTCAGTTCGGTCCTGCTCAACGCCTCGGTCGACATGGTCACCGGCGGAATCGCCGGCGGATTGGCCGGCGGCATAAGCCGATCGGCCAATCTGAGGAAGAAGAATATCCGGCGAAAGAATCAGGACAAGATAGCAGTCATCAACTTCGATGGAGAAATCTTGGAGGTAATCGACTACGACCCCAGGAACCAGACCGCTACCGTGATACTGCCTTTCCAGAGGGAACCCATCGAGATCCCCGACATCGAGCCCGACATGATTCATTCGGTGTCGGTAAACGATTACAATCAGAATCGGCAACTGACCAAAGAGTTGAACGAGCCCGACCTGTTTGCTCCGGTTGTTCCCGACGCCGACAAGGACCAGGCGTGGGCTCAAATGTCATCGCGAGGAAAATACCTCATGGCCAAAGACCTGGCCGAACGAATGGGTATCGACAATGTGCTGATTTACGAACGCGAGTCGGACCTCCCGCCCAGACTCCTGGCTCAAAAAAAGGGCGAGGGAACAATCCGGGGATTCCAAACGTCATACGGCCCGATAGGTATCGTACTCGAAAACGAGCCCTCCTACGAAAGCCTGCAACACACCTTGCTGCACGAAGCCGTAGGCCACCGGGGATTCGATGCACTCTTCCGGATACCCGAGCTCAAAAACGAGTTCTTCCTGAATGTCTACAAATCCATGCCGAAAGAGTTCAAGACTCCGAGGGCATCATGGTTTGAACAGCAACTCGAAGCCCAGGAGTATTTGGCCTACATGGCCGGACAGGGAGTACGCTCCTCGGCCTGGGACATGATTGCAGGAGAACTGCGAGGCATGCTCCGAATGTTCTACCCGGGGTTGCGCTTCTCCAATGCCGAACTGCGCCAACTCATCGTGCGCTCGCGCAACGCATTGAAGCGCGACGACTCTTTACTCGAAATGAGACAGAAACTGATGAACCGGGAAAGTCTGTCGCCTGAGAGATCCGGTACCCCCATGACCGAAGCCGAAGAAGAGACCTACCGCCTTTTGTGGGAAAACGACCCGCAATGGCGTCGATACAAACGGTTCTACGACGAGGTGTACGGCCCCGACGAGGGTTCCCTCCCCCCCGACTCGCCTACCCCTCCCGCGAACGGTTCCGGCAACGACAACCCTGAATAGAAAATTGGCCCCGCCAGACCTTGATGTCTGACGGGGCCAATCGTTATCTAAACCAAATTTACCATACTTTATCCATAACAAATCTCGCCCTTCTCGTTGCGATACTCGTCGAAGCTCTTGTTATACTGGGTCATGGCCCGCAGGCTCATGCCCATACTCGAGAACCCACCATCGTGATACAGGTTCTGCATGGTCACCTTGCGAGTCAGGTCCGAGAACATCACGATGCAGTAATCGGCACACTCGTCGGCATTGGCATTACCCAGGGGCGACATGCGGTTGGCAAAGTCCATGAGCGACTCCATGCCCTTGACACCGCTACCGGCAGTCGTCATCGTGGGCGATTGCGAAATCGTGTTGATGCGCACATTCTTCTCGCGGCCGTAGATATAACCGAAGCTACGGGCTATCGACTCCAACAAAGCCTTGGCATCGGCCATATCGTTATAGCCGAAGAGCGTGCGCTGAGCAGCCACATACGACAGGGCCAGAATCGAACCATACTCGTTAATGGCGTCCATCTTCTTGGCCACCTGAATCATCTTGTGAAACGAAATGGCCGAGATGTCCAGGGTCTT
It contains:
- a CDS encoding porin family protein, translating into MKKILLTMVAAVVCVSGAFAQLSMGPKVGLNVSSVTGDGTKYRAGVNVGIFGNYRINRLFAIQPEFLYSMQGAAFDDVTILSQTLKSNYTSHYIDIPVLLKVYPWKGLNVQVGPQFGFCVDDEYKLKVNDEEISSKDLEQYGYDTKARTFDFAIALGLGYEFDFGMTIDARYNFGLTNIYEEGDGKNTMFMLSLGYKFDF
- the miaA gene encoding tRNA (adenosine(37)-N6)-dimethylallyltransferase MiaA → MLDLITILGPTASGKTTLAVALAAHLDTEIISADSRQIYRSMDIGTGKDLAEYTYEGKQIPYHLIDICPPGYKYNLFEYIRDYHQAYDDIVARGKTPILCGGTGLYIEAVLKGYALPPVPENPELRQSLADKTLPELEAILQSYKTLHNQTDTDTCKRAIRAIEIAEYYSRQKPEMLEPHPVKNALVVGVNIDRESRRARITQRLHDRLDQGMVAEVQGLLDQGIDPESLIYYGLEYKYITEYLIGRTTYDQMVSLLEIAIHQFAKRQMTWFRGMERRGFSIFWLDAFLPLDEKLARIDEEIARRESTQA
- a CDS encoding ferritin-like domain-containing protein, with the protein product MAKESVAILKGKIDVVEVLAELNAALSEEWLAFYQYWVGALVVKGAMRSDVQREFEEHALEEFEHAKLLADRIVELEGMPVLDPKQWFEQAQCPYTAPTDTDVVTLLRQNVASERCAILRYQKIAALTDGKDFTTSDMAKHILAEEEDHEQDLQDYLDDIAHMKSYVSQK
- a CDS encoding portal protein translates to MANDSYKARSTGPKGLSKKGKEIERSHYPVLLQAQKAWEEIDPFRHKRKRNRNYTYGKQWNDLIKLPDGRVMSEEEYIRQQGKVPLKNNLIRQMVKSVLGQFRNNQTQPVCVARDREEQNLGELMSAAVQYAYQHNRLQELDSRTMEEFLISGICFQKIGYGFRRGKSDVWVDEVNPNRIFFNAMEDSRHWDCTLIGELHDMPIAEVISRFSFGSRERAVQLRQIYTEADNDTVRHNFENLTTRAIDRLDFYMPSSPDLCRVIEVWKLESQEILNCHDFRSGEYYNLPVSEAEAVEKENKARRQAARQAGIPDEAVALIETEWGVTQTWRYRFFSPLGDLLDEGDTPYWHGEHPYVFKLYPLIDGEVHAFVEDVIDQQRYINRLITMIDFIMGSSAKGVLLFPEDQIPDGMTIDDIADEWTKYNGIILFRPRPGSPMPQQIAVNATQVGAYEMLSLQMRLFEDISGVHGAMQGKAAPAGTPSSLYSQQIQYSSTNLLDLFESFKTFREDRDIKIMKTIQQFYTDSRYRTIAGNSCGKDASTYTPEEVRNTEFDLSIAETLSTPALRMASNEFLMELFRGGKISLEMLLQNGAFPFADKLLQSLKQSQTEQMQAQAQAAQPQSRPATNAPQG
- a CDS encoding sodium-translocating pyrophosphatase translates to MTNALFWLVPISSVLALLFAWYFYKQMMKTDEGTPQMKKIALHVRKGAMSYLRQQYKIVGIVFLVLVALFSIMAFGFGVQNKWVPIAFLTGGFFSGLSGYLGMKTATYASARTANAARTSLNSGLRIAFRSGAVMGLVVVGLGLLDISFWYLLLNAVIPDEALNPAHKLCVITTTMLTFGMGASTQALFARVGGGIYTKAADVGADLVGKVEAGIPEDDPRNPATIADNVGDNVGDVAGMGADLYESYCGSILATSALGAAAFMGIGETEMQMKAVIAPMLIAAVGILLSIIGIFSVRTREDAKMKDLLKSLSFGTNLSSVLIVIATFVILWALQIQNWALIGGSVVVGLLVGIIIGRSTEYYTSQSYRPTQRLSESGKTGPATVIISGIGLGMISTAVPVIAVVAGIILSYLFASGFDLGNVTLGLYGIGIAAVGMLSTLGITLATDAYGPIADNAGGNAEMSGLGEEVRKRTDALDSLGNTTAATGKGFAIGSAALTGLALLASYMEEIRIGLTRIGETVLEFADGTTVMISEASFTDFMRYYDITLMNPKVLSGMFIGSMMAFLFCGLTMNAVGRAAAHMVEEVRRQFREIKGILTGEAEPDYERCVAISTQGAQREMVVPSLLAIVAPIVTGLIFGVSGVVGLLIGGLSAGFVLAIFMANAGGAWDNAKKYVEEGNFGGKHSEVHKATVVGDTVGDPFKDTSGPSLNILIKLMSMVAIVMAGLTVAWSLL